A genomic segment from Brucella pseudogrignonensis encodes:
- a CDS encoding MurR/RpiR family transcriptional regulator, translating to MDTEQAVSAQDEASANVPAPTSVKEFEARLLDVADRLPKRLRQCADFVAANQDRIAVSTVAEMAEGAGVQSSAFMRFCQIMGFSGFSEMQKIFRDSYAGGWPDYSTRLEHLRETAAGSAPALLAEFAEAGRTSLESLLKTIEPEALEKAVELLATAETIHIIGVRRAFPVASYLAYALEKMQVPAMLHSTVGKLENQHAIRKGDVLLAISFSPYSPETIAMVENASDRGIDVVAITDTIVSPMSKFAQQSLLVSEVDFGAFRSLSATLCLAITLAVTVGTKRQS from the coding sequence ATGGACACCGAACAAGCTGTTTCCGCACAAGACGAAGCTTCCGCCAATGTGCCAGCGCCAACAAGTGTCAAAGAATTTGAGGCGAGACTGCTCGACGTCGCAGACCGATTGCCAAAACGCCTCAGACAATGCGCCGATTTTGTTGCAGCCAATCAGGACCGTATCGCTGTTTCGACGGTCGCGGAAATGGCCGAGGGTGCAGGCGTTCAAAGCTCAGCTTTCATGCGCTTTTGTCAGATAATGGGTTTTTCCGGCTTTTCGGAAATGCAGAAGATTTTCCGCGACTCTTATGCTGGCGGTTGGCCCGATTATTCCACGCGGCTTGAACATTTGCGTGAAACGGCGGCTGGAAGCGCGCCTGCCCTTTTGGCAGAGTTTGCCGAGGCTGGCCGCACGTCACTTGAAAGTCTGCTAAAGACCATTGAGCCGGAGGCACTTGAGAAAGCCGTCGAGCTACTGGCAACGGCGGAAACCATCCACATCATCGGCGTTCGGCGTGCATTTCCGGTTGCGAGCTATCTGGCTTACGCGCTTGAAAAGATGCAGGTTCCTGCGATGCTCCACAGCACTGTCGGCAAATTAGAGAACCAGCACGCTATCCGTAAAGGCGATGTGCTTCTTGCCATTTCCTTTTCGCCATACTCGCCTGAAACCATTGCAATGGTGGAAAATGCCAGCGACCGCGGTATCGATGTTGTTGCCATTACCGATACAATTGTTAGTCCAATGAGCAAATTCGCTCAGCAATCTCTACTGGTTTCGGAAGTGGACTTCGGCGCATTCCGCTCGCTTTCCGCCACACTTTGCCTCGCGATCACCCTCGCCGTTACTGTCGGAACAAAACGTCAGTCATAA
- the iolC gene encoding bifunctional 5-dehydro-2-deoxygluconokinase/5-dehydro-2-deoxyphosphogluconate aldolase, whose protein sequence is MKQLDLITIGRSSVDLYGAQVGGLLEDMASFNKYVGGSPTNIATGTARLGLKSALITRVGDEHMGRFLLRELAREGVDTRGIVTDPERLTALVILGIRDQQQFPLIFYRENCADMALCEDDIDPDFIAQAGCVLATGTHLSHPSTEAAVLKALRLARENSSRTVLDIDYRPNLWGLAGHGDGENRFIESAAVTAKLQITLKLFDLIVGTEEEFHIAGGTTDTVEALKAVRDITTAVLVCKRGPMGAVVFEDDIPDSLDEGKSGEGFPIEVFNVLGAGDGFMSGLLRGWLKDEDWPTSLKFANACGAFAVSRHGCTPAYPSWEELQYFLQSGIRDKALRKDQALEQIHWSTNRNGDWPHIRVFAFDHRIQLEEMAREAGASDEKIGQFKELCLNAALKVSGGENGYGILCDSRLGRDALYRAAGSGLWIGRPTEWPGSRPLELEPELGPDCGGLVEWPLEHVVKVLSFYHPDDSEDVKAQQEATVKRLFTAARRNRLEFLLEVIPSKVAPVDDMSTAKVVERFYEIGVYPDWWKLEPLTTEKAWQNTCDTIMRHDPHTRGIVVLGLDAPAEELEASLKVAAHFDLVKGFAIGRTILGEVARQWLAGKMSDKEAIAEMAKRYRGFCDLWDKLRQK, encoded by the coding sequence ATGAAGCAGCTCGATTTGATTACGATTGGTCGGTCTTCGGTGGATCTTTACGGCGCCCAGGTCGGCGGCCTTCTCGAGGATATGGCATCCTTCAACAAATATGTTGGTGGCTCTCCAACAAATATAGCAACCGGCACCGCAAGGCTTGGTCTCAAATCAGCTCTGATAACACGTGTGGGCGACGAGCATATGGGACGTTTTCTGTTGCGTGAACTTGCGCGTGAAGGGGTGGATACGCGTGGCATCGTCACAGATCCTGAACGCCTCACAGCACTCGTCATTCTCGGCATTCGTGACCAGCAACAGTTCCCATTGATATTCTATCGCGAAAACTGCGCTGACATGGCGCTTTGCGAAGATGACATCGATCCAGACTTTATTGCGCAAGCCGGATGTGTACTCGCTACTGGCACGCACCTGTCGCATCCGTCTACAGAAGCTGCAGTTCTCAAAGCATTGAGACTCGCGCGCGAAAATAGCAGCCGCACAGTGCTTGATATAGACTATCGTCCGAACCTCTGGGGGCTCGCGGGTCACGGCGATGGTGAAAACCGCTTTATTGAATCTGCAGCCGTTACAGCGAAACTCCAAATAACACTCAAATTGTTCGATCTCATTGTCGGGACGGAAGAAGAGTTTCACATTGCGGGTGGAACAACCGATACGGTTGAAGCTCTCAAAGCCGTTCGTGATATCACAACAGCAGTCCTCGTTTGCAAGCGCGGGCCAATGGGCGCAGTGGTCTTTGAAGACGACATTCCTGACAGTCTCGATGAGGGAAAATCCGGCGAAGGTTTTCCCATTGAAGTGTTCAATGTGCTTGGTGCGGGCGACGGCTTCATGTCTGGCCTTTTGCGCGGCTGGCTCAAGGATGAAGACTGGCCGACTAGTCTGAAATTCGCCAATGCTTGTGGAGCCTTCGCAGTGTCACGCCATGGCTGCACCCCCGCTTATCCGAGTTGGGAAGAGCTGCAATATTTCTTGCAAAGTGGCATTCGCGACAAAGCCTTACGCAAGGATCAGGCGCTCGAACAGATACATTGGTCGACCAACCGCAATGGCGACTGGCCGCATATACGCGTTTTCGCTTTTGATCATCGTATTCAGCTGGAAGAAATGGCGCGGGAAGCTGGCGCAAGTGATGAGAAAATCGGACAATTCAAAGAATTATGCTTGAATGCTGCATTAAAGGTTTCAGGCGGTGAAAACGGCTACGGCATTCTTTGCGATAGTCGGCTTGGTCGTGATGCGCTTTATCGCGCTGCTGGCAGTGGCCTGTGGATTGGACGTCCGACAGAATGGCCCGGGTCTCGCCCACTTGAGCTTGAACCCGAACTAGGCCCCGATTGCGGTGGCCTTGTGGAGTGGCCGCTTGAGCATGTCGTCAAAGTCCTTTCCTTCTATCATCCCGATGACAGCGAAGACGTGAAAGCACAACAGGAAGCCACTGTAAAACGGCTTTTCACTGCGGCACGGCGTAACCGTCTGGAGTTCTTGCTCGAAGTTATCCCATCCAAAGTCGCACCCGTCGACGATATGAGCACAGCAAAAGTCGTTGAGCGGTTCTACGAGATCGGCGTTTATCCAGACTGGTGGAAACTAGAGCCTCTGACGACAGAAAAAGCATGGCAAAATACGTGCGATACCATCATGCGTCATGATCCGCACACGCGTGGTATTGTCGTGCTGGGCCTTGATGCTCCTGCAGAAGAACTTGAAGCAAGCCTTAAAGTTGCGGCGCACTTTGATCTTGTCAAAGGCTTCGCCATTGGTCGTACCATTTTAGGCGAAGTCGCCCGCCAGTGGCTTGCTGGAAAAATGAGCGATAAAGAAGCCATTGCCGAAATGGCAAAACGCTATCGCGGTTTTTGCGATCTTTGGGACAAGCTGCGGCAGAAATAA
- the iolD gene encoding 3D-(3,5/4)-trihydroxycyclohexane-1,2-dione acylhydrolase (decyclizing) has protein sequence MKTVRLTAAQALVRYIANQMTSDGEPFIAGVWAIFGHGNVAGLGEALHGIRDQLVTWRGHNEQTMAHAAIAYTKQLGRKRACAVTSSIGPGATNMVTAAALAHVNRLPVLFIPGDVFANRGPDPVLQQIEDFNDGTMTVNDCFRPVSRYFDRITRPEQLLTALPRAFRTMTDPADCGPVTLSLCQDVQAEAYDWPEEFFAPKVWHWRRPPADEHELATAIAAIKAAETPVIVAGGGVHYSGAHEVLKNFAESHNIPVIETQAGKSALPWDHSLNFGPVGVTGADSANAIAASADLVIGVGTRFQDFTTGSWALFKHSGRKLLSLNVQPYDSHKQGSISLVADAKIGLEALSHALKSYKRPSLDSGLKEKWFEAADRLTAAPGDANQLPTDMQVIGAVQRQSKENTVVMCAAGTMPGELHQLWKAGRPMSYHMEYGFSCMGYEIAGGLGIKMAEPDRDVIVMIGDGSYMMANSELATSVMMGIKITVVLTDNRGYGCINRLQMATGGAEFNNLLDHTTHVNASNIDFAAHAAAMGADSKKVGSIRELEDALAEARNSPRTTVIVIDTDPYPTPETGGWWWDVAVPEVSDRDQVRAARENYEAQIKERN, from the coding sequence ATGAAGACGGTTCGACTGACAGCGGCACAGGCTCTTGTACGCTATATCGCCAACCAGATGACATCAGACGGTGAGCCCTTCATTGCAGGTGTCTGGGCTATTTTTGGCCACGGCAATGTGGCTGGGCTTGGCGAGGCACTGCATGGCATCCGTGACCAGCTTGTAACCTGGCGCGGCCATAATGAGCAAACCATGGCCCATGCAGCCATCGCGTATACCAAGCAGCTCGGTCGCAAACGTGCTTGCGCCGTCACTTCCTCCATCGGCCCCGGTGCAACCAACATGGTCACAGCAGCGGCACTCGCTCATGTGAACCGCCTGCCGGTGCTTTTCATTCCCGGCGATGTTTTTGCCAATCGCGGTCCCGACCCTGTATTGCAGCAAATCGAGGATTTCAATGACGGCACAATGACCGTCAATGACTGTTTCCGCCCCGTAAGCCGCTATTTTGATCGCATTACCCGCCCTGAGCAGCTTCTCACTGCTCTGCCGCGTGCCTTCCGCACAATGACAGATCCTGCGGATTGCGGCCCTGTAACGCTGTCTCTCTGTCAGGATGTGCAGGCCGAAGCCTATGACTGGCCGGAAGAGTTCTTCGCGCCAAAGGTTTGGCATTGGCGGCGACCGCCCGCCGATGAACACGAGCTGGCAACAGCAATCGCCGCGATCAAAGCTGCCGAGACCCCGGTTATTGTTGCAGGCGGCGGCGTACATTATTCAGGCGCCCATGAAGTGCTGAAAAACTTTGCTGAAAGTCACAACATTCCAGTTATCGAAACACAGGCAGGCAAATCGGCTTTGCCGTGGGATCATTCGCTCAATTTTGGCCCGGTCGGCGTTACTGGTGCAGATAGTGCAAATGCTATTGCCGCAAGTGCCGATCTGGTTATTGGTGTTGGCACACGCTTTCAGGACTTCACCACCGGCTCGTGGGCACTGTTCAAACATTCGGGGCGAAAGCTGCTCTCCCTGAACGTCCAACCCTATGACAGTCACAAACAAGGTTCCATCTCGCTCGTTGCGGATGCAAAGATTGGATTGGAGGCGCTTTCGCACGCTCTAAAAAGTTACAAACGCCCTTCCCTCGACAGCGGCCTCAAAGAGAAATGGTTTGAAGCGGCAGACCGTTTGACGGCTGCTCCCGGTGATGCCAACCAGCTTCCCACAGACATGCAGGTGATCGGCGCAGTCCAGCGTCAGTCGAAAGAAAATACTGTCGTCATGTGCGCGGCTGGCACCATGCCGGGTGAATTGCACCAGCTCTGGAAAGCCGGTCGCCCGATGTCCTATCACATGGAATATGGCTTCTCCTGCATGGGTTATGAGATCGCAGGCGGACTTGGCATCAAGATGGCTGAACCGGATCGCGACGTGATCGTGATGATCGGTGACGGCTCCTATATGATGGCCAATTCAGAGCTTGCGACCTCTGTGATGATGGGCATCAAGATCACAGTCGTGCTTACCGACAATCGCGGTTATGGCTGCATCAACCGATTGCAAATGGCGACCGGCGGTGCCGAGTTCAACAATCTGCTCGACCACACAACCCATGTGAATGCATCGAATATCGACTTTGCAGCCCATGCAGCTGCGATGGGTGCCGACAGTAAGAAAGTCGGTTCTATCCGCGAACTTGAAGATGCGCTGGCAGAAGCGCGCAACAGCCCGCGCACCACAGTTATCGTCATCGATACCGATCCTTACCCGACGCCTGAAACCGGCGGCTGGTGGTGGGACGTGGCTGTGCCGGAGGTCTCGGACCGCGACCAAGTACGCGCCGCGCGTGAAAATTATGAAGCTCAGATCAAAGAAAGAAACTGA
- the iolE gene encoding myo-inosose-2 dehydratase, whose translation MILYGTNPIAWSNDDDRSLGAHISLDQCLDETSKIGFDGIEKGHKFPQAAAELKAVLEPRNLRYISGWHSLNLLTNSVENEKAAMQPALDLLNAMGCKVIIVCETSNAIHGDDSKSLSERPVLEEARWAEFGAGVEALAEHASAQGIALVYHHHMGTIVQSEDEIDLLMKHTGPHAKLLLDTGHCLFGGGDPERVAKNHMGRIRHIHAKNVRPAIAAQVRDQSLSFLEGVRRGVFTVPGDHEGGVDFVPVLTVAAQHGYQGWLVIEAEQDPDVRNPFEYQSLGLKSLKAFAREAGLDKGD comes from the coding sequence ATGATCCTCTATGGCACCAACCCGATTGCCTGGTCGAACGATGATGATCGCAGCCTTGGCGCGCATATAAGCCTTGATCAATGCCTTGATGAGACTTCAAAAATCGGCTTCGACGGAATCGAAAAAGGTCATAAATTTCCGCAAGCTGCAGCGGAACTTAAAGCAGTGCTTGAACCGCGTAATCTGCGTTATATTTCCGGCTGGCATTCGCTGAACCTTCTGACAAATTCCGTTGAGAATGAGAAGGCTGCAATGCAGCCAGCACTTGATCTTCTGAACGCCATGGGATGCAAAGTCATCATCGTTTGCGAAACGTCGAACGCCATTCATGGCGACGATAGCAAGTCTCTATCCGAACGCCCGGTGCTGGAAGAAGCACGCTGGGCTGAGTTTGGTGCGGGCGTTGAAGCACTGGCCGAACATGCGAGCGCGCAGGGTATTGCACTCGTCTATCACCATCACATGGGCACGATTGTTCAGAGCGAAGACGAGATCGACCTTCTGATGAAACATACCGGCCCACATGCCAAATTGCTGCTTGATACAGGTCATTGTCTGTTTGGCGGCGGTGATCCTGAACGCGTTGCAAAGAACCATATGGGGCGTATTCGCCATATCCATGCCAAGAATGTACGCCCGGCTATAGCGGCACAGGTACGCGACCAGAGCCTGTCCTTTCTGGAAGGCGTGCGCCGCGGCGTATTCACTGTTCCCGGCGATCATGAAGGCGGTGTCGATTTTGTACCCGTTCTTACGGTCGCGGCCCAGCATGGCTATCAGGGCTGGCTGGTGATTGAAGCTGAACAGGACCCTGATGTGCGCAATCCATTTGAATATCAGTCGCTGGGGCTGAAATCGCTCAAAGCATTTGCGCGCGAAGCAGGGTTAGACAAAGGAGACTGA
- the iolB gene encoding 5-deoxy-glucuronate isomerase, which yields MANLLRKPSGKHGKVHDITPESANWGYVGFGLYRLKAGEAASETTGDREVILVLVEGKAKLKASGEDFGEMGERMSVFEKLAPHCLYVPAESDWDAVATTDCVLAVCTAPGKPGRKAQKLGPEGLTFDTRGQGANTRNIFNIAMEGRDVADSLLVTEVFTPQGNWSSYPPHRHDEDNFPDMTYLEETYYHRLNPSQGYGIQRVFTEDGSLDETMAVSDGDVVLVPKGHHPCGAPYGYEMYYLNVMAGPIRKWRFKNHPDHDWIYKRDNPSA from the coding sequence ATGGCCAATCTGTTACGCAAACCGAGCGGCAAGCATGGCAAGGTGCACGACATCACGCCGGAAAGCGCCAATTGGGGCTATGTTGGCTTTGGCCTTTATCGTCTGAAAGCAGGCGAAGCCGCATCCGAGACAACCGGCGACCGAGAAGTCATTTTGGTACTGGTCGAAGGCAAAGCAAAACTCAAAGCCTCGGGAGAAGATTTCGGTGAAATGGGCGAGCGAATGAGCGTGTTTGAAAAACTCGCCCCGCATTGTCTTTATGTGCCTGCTGAGAGCGACTGGGATGCAGTGGCAACAACCGATTGCGTGCTTGCTGTCTGCACAGCACCGGGCAAACCGGGCCGTAAGGCGCAAAAACTCGGACCGGAAGGGCTGACGTTCGATACGCGTGGACAAGGTGCGAATACCCGCAACATTTTCAACATTGCCATGGAAGGCCGCGATGTCGCCGACAGCCTCTTGGTGACGGAAGTTTTCACGCCACAGGGCAACTGGTCATCCTACCCGCCGCATCGACATGATGAAGATAACTTCCCGGATATGACTTATCTGGAAGAAACCTATTATCATCGCCTAAACCCATCGCAGGGCTATGGTATTCAGCGGGTCTTTACCGAAGATGGCAGTCTCGATGAAACCATGGCCGTTTCTGACGGCGATGTTGTTCTGGTGCCAAAGGGACATCACCCATGCGGGGCGCCCTATGGTTATGAGATGTATTATCTCAACGTCATGGCCGGACCGATCCGCAAATGGCGATTTAAAAACCATCCCGATCACGACTGGATTTATAAGCGCGATAATCCATCAGCATAA
- a CDS encoding inositol monophosphatase family protein: MTSDISKELETRFKLAQDIAREAGALALDYFNRRKTLVIETKRDPQDVVSIADRNVEQLINERVSAAFSDDGFLGEEYGLNAGTSGYTWVVDPIDGTSPFVNGMPNWCVSIAVLKDGEPVIGVIQAPCFDELYASAKGHGATLNGEKLALDETRTIRNAVTGIGANNYVTPQVVAKIVEDLLEAGGTFIRNGSGALMIAYVAAGRLVGYYEPYMHAWDCMAGFCLVREAGGYTHPFPTEGAQLTKGSKVFVAAPGAVDDLKKVAKL; the protein is encoded by the coding sequence ATGACATCAGACATTTCAAAAGAGCTTGAAACACGGTTTAAGCTTGCGCAGGACATTGCGCGCGAGGCTGGTGCGCTGGCACTTGATTATTTTAATCGCCGCAAGACGCTGGTGATTGAAACCAAGCGCGATCCGCAGGATGTGGTGTCCATTGCTGACCGCAATGTCGAACAGCTGATCAATGAGCGCGTATCGGCAGCTTTCAGCGACGATGGCTTTCTGGGCGAAGAATATGGACTGAATGCAGGCACCTCAGGCTATACATGGGTGGTTGATCCCATCGATGGCACCAGCCCTTTTGTGAACGGAATGCCGAACTGGTGCGTTTCCATTGCCGTGCTGAAAGATGGTGAGCCGGTGATCGGTGTTATTCAGGCACCTTGCTTTGATGAGCTTTATGCATCTGCCAAGGGACATGGTGCAACGCTCAACGGCGAAAAGCTTGCGCTTGATGAAACGCGCACAATTCGCAACGCGGTGACGGGCATTGGTGCCAATAATTACGTAACGCCGCAGGTGGTTGCGAAGATCGTTGAAGATTTGCTTGAAGCAGGCGGCACATTCATTCGCAATGGCTCTGGCGCGCTAATGATTGCCTATGTGGCAGCGGGGCGTCTGGTGGGCTATTACGAGCCATATATGCACGCTTGGGATTGCATGGCAGGTTTTTGCCTAGTCCGCGAAGCAGGCGGCTATACGCATCCATTTCCAACGGAAGGCGCGCAACTGACCAAGGGCAGCAAGGTTTTCGTTGCTGCACCCGGTGCGGTGGACGATTTGAAAAAAGTGGCAAAACTCTAA
- a CDS encoding ABC transporter ATP-binding protein: MTTIRPGSVTFQNVTKKFGNFTALPDLSLTVEPGTLVTLLGPSGCGKTTTLRLLAGLEHPTSGRILIGGKDVTMLPANERDVSMVFQSYALFPHMSSLDNVAYGLESSGLKKKEARERAEEGLKLVGLAGMGHRLPAELSGGQQQRVAVARALVLEPQVLLLDEPLSNLDARLRRRVRTEIRELQQRLGFTAVYVTHDQDEALAVSDTIIVMKDGDIAQQGSPRDLYESPASAFIADFMGEANVVPCEVVSAENGEAVIRIGKLSHRLASSHARPGPAQLAVRPNAVSLQAQSGGDFPGRVAHSAYLGDHIEYEIETEHGKLFIVDPAVEEALPPQTDVAIHFKPRGLAIINN; encoded by the coding sequence ATGACCACGATCCGTCCCGGCTCCGTTACCTTTCAAAACGTCACCAAGAAGTTCGGTAATTTCACCGCTCTGCCTGATTTGTCCCTGACAGTGGAACCCGGCACGCTTGTCACGCTGCTTGGTCCTTCGGGTTGCGGCAAAACCACGACCCTGCGCCTTCTTGCTGGGCTGGAACATCCGACATCTGGCCGGATTCTGATCGGCGGCAAGGATGTGACCATGCTCCCCGCCAATGAGCGAGATGTGTCCATGGTGTTTCAATCCTATGCGCTGTTTCCGCACATGAGTTCACTCGATAATGTCGCTTATGGGCTCGAATCTTCCGGATTAAAAAAGAAGGAAGCGCGTGAGCGGGCGGAGGAAGGGCTGAAGCTTGTTGGCCTTGCCGGTATGGGGCATCGACTTCCGGCCGAGCTTTCAGGTGGGCAGCAACAGCGTGTGGCCGTGGCCCGCGCACTCGTGCTCGAACCACAGGTTCTGCTGCTTGATGAGCCGCTTTCGAATCTTGATGCGCGCCTGCGCCGCCGTGTGAGAACTGAAATCAGGGAACTCCAGCAAAGGCTTGGTTTTACTGCAGTTTATGTCACCCATGATCAGGACGAAGCTTTGGCTGTGTCCGATACAATTATTGTCATGAAAGACGGCGATATAGCGCAGCAAGGCAGTCCGCGTGACCTTTATGAGTCTCCCGCATCGGCCTTCATTGCAGACTTCATGGGTGAGGCCAATGTTGTGCCCTGTGAAGTCGTCAGCGCAGAAAATGGAGAAGCTGTCATTCGTATCGGGAAGCTTAGTCATCGACTGGCATCATCACATGCAAGGCCGGGACCCGCACAGCTGGCGGTTCGCCCAAATGCGGTGAGTCTGCAAGCCCAGAGTGGCGGAGACTTTCCGGGACGCGTGGCCCACTCCGCTTATCTCGGTGATCATATCGAATATGAAATCGAGACTGAACACGGCAAGCTTTTCATTGTCGATCCTGCTGTGGAAGAAGCACTTCCGCCGCAAACAGATGTCGCTATCCATTTCAAGCCGCGTGGCCTTGCCATCATCAACAATTGA
- a CDS encoding iron ABC transporter permease gives MKQHNRRLDVVLTLALVAFLILPWYRIEQGFFRFSWLEGFFNQADNGPAILQIFAYGRPWLGIVAVLMLICSFARFAMTPEKRTSVLIGASLLGAGFLALQGLAIGFTGWNWMVSETLFGQLADGQPAFGAGAVLTGLCFLLIFSFGLAERGVMKGDAFVVSSITLLVALVSVFVFYPIFSMFAGSVQNFDGSFNPDGFIGNIQDSSIWSLACVIGEGRCGVAWRTLWLALMTATGSTVLGLSFALVATRTGFPFKKGLRILTVLPIITPPFVIGLALTLLFGRAGVVTEQISNLFGVEPGRWLYGLTGIWIAQVLSFTPITFLVLIGVVEGVSPSMEEASQTLRADRWRTFNRVSLPLMAPGLANAFLIAFIESMADFGNPMVLGGSHGVLSTEIFFAVVGAQNDPSRAAVLAIVLLCFTLSAFLIQRLWLSGKNFATVTGKGDSGIHAGLPKGLKIGVYALVIPWMIFTVVVYLMILIGGFVRTWGLDNSLTLDHYRRAFSVGWTDGGFSWTGVAWNSFWTTMEISLISAPLTAAVGLLTAYLIVRQRFFGRNVFEFALMLSFAIPGTVIGVSYIMAFNLPPLEMTGTALILIACFVFRNMPVGVRGGIAAMSQLDKSLDEASLTLRAGSFRTIRKVILPLLRPAITASLVYSFVRAITSISAVIFLVSAEYNMATSYIVGLVENGEFGVAIAYSSALILVMVVVIVTFQLLVGERRLRRENRVATLSPIKTVQQEKAA, from the coding sequence ATGAAACAACACAATCGACGGCTTGATGTGGTTCTGACGCTGGCTTTAGTCGCGTTTCTGATCCTGCCCTGGTATCGCATTGAGCAAGGCTTCTTCCGTTTCAGCTGGCTTGAAGGGTTTTTCAACCAAGCCGATAATGGACCCGCTATCCTGCAAATATTCGCTTATGGCCGCCCATGGCTTGGTATTGTTGCCGTGCTGATGCTTATTTGCAGCTTCGCACGCTTTGCGATGACGCCGGAAAAACGAACATCCGTTCTAATCGGCGCTAGCCTTCTGGGAGCAGGATTCCTTGCGCTGCAAGGGCTGGCAATTGGTTTTACCGGCTGGAACTGGATGGTAAGCGAAACGCTCTTCGGTCAGCTTGCAGACGGCCAACCCGCTTTTGGTGCCGGTGCTGTTCTCACAGGTCTTTGCTTTCTGCTGATCTTCTCCTTCGGGCTTGCAGAACGCGGTGTGATGAAAGGTGACGCTTTTGTCGTTTCCTCGATCACGCTGCTGGTCGCTCTTGTGAGTGTTTTTGTATTCTACCCGATCTTCAGCATGTTCGCAGGATCTGTGCAGAATTTTGACGGCTCTTTCAATCCCGACGGCTTTATCGGCAATATTCAGGATTCTTCAATCTGGAGCCTTGCCTGTGTGATCGGCGAGGGGCGTTGTGGTGTTGCGTGGCGCACGCTCTGGCTGGCGCTGATGACCGCAACAGGCTCGACAGTGCTTGGGCTTTCCTTCGCACTCGTTGCAACCCGCACTGGCTTTCCGTTCAAGAAGGGCTTGCGCATTCTCACAGTGCTGCCGATAATCACACCACCATTCGTGATTGGTCTGGCGCTGACATTGCTGTTTGGCCGCGCTGGCGTTGTGACGGAACAGATTTCCAATCTGTTCGGCGTTGAACCGGGCCGCTGGCTTTATGGTCTAACAGGGATCTGGATCGCGCAGGTGCTATCGTTCACGCCGATCACCTTCCTCGTTCTGATCGGCGTGGTCGAAGGTGTTTCTCCTTCCATGGAAGAAGCATCGCAAACCCTGCGTGCCGACCGCTGGCGGACGTTCAACCGTGTTTCATTGCCGCTTATGGCGCCGGGGCTGGCCAATGCATTCCTGATTGCTTTCATCGAAAGCATGGCTGATTTCGGCAATCCGATGGTGCTTGGCGGTAGTCATGGTGTACTTTCGACGGAGATATTCTTTGCCGTTGTGGGTGCGCAAAACGATCCGTCACGCGCGGCTGTTCTGGCGATTGTGCTGCTCTGCTTCACGCTTTCAGCCTTCCTCATCCAGCGTCTTTGGCTGTCTGGCAAAAACTTTGCAACCGTCACCGGAAAGGGTGATTCCGGCATTCATGCTGGCCTGCCAAAAGGATTGAAGATCGGCGTCTATGCCCTTGTTATTCCATGGATGATCTTTACTGTTGTTGTCTATTTGATGATCTTGATCGGCGGGTTCGTTCGTACATGGGGTCTCGATAATTCGCTAACACTCGATCATTATCGGCGCGCTTTCTCTGTGGGTTGGACAGATGGCGGTTTTTCATGGACAGGTGTTGCCTGGAACTCGTTCTGGACGACGATGGAAATATCATTGATCTCGGCACCGCTCACTGCTGCAGTCGGATTGCTTACTGCTTATCTGATCGTGCGGCAGCGCTTCTTCGGACGCAACGTGTTCGAATTTGCACTGATGCTGAGCTTTGCCATTCCGGGTACGGTCATTGGTGTCAGTTATATTATGGCCTTCAATCTGCCACCGCTTGAAATGACCGGCACGGCGCTGATCCTGATTGCCTGCTTTGTGTTCCGCAATATGCCGGTTGGCGTGCGCGGTGGTATCGCCGCCATGAGTCAGCTCGACAAAAGCCTTGATGAAGCATCGCTCACGCTGCGTGCTGGCAGTTTCCGCACGATCCGTAAGGTGATCCTGCCACTGCTGCGACCAGCGATTACTGCGTCTCTGGTCTATTCCTTCGTTCGCGCGATCACGTCGATCAGTGCCGTGATCTTCCTTGTATCGGCGGAATATAACATGGCGACCTCCTATATCGTCGGCCTCGTCGAAAATGGCGAATTCGGTGTGGCGATTGCCTATTCGTCGGCACTCATTCTGGTGATGGTAGTTGTGATTGTCACCTTCCAGCTTCTTGTCGGCGAGCGCCGGTTGCGACGTGAAAACCGCGTTGCCACGCTCTCGCCGATCAAAACCGTTCAACAGGAGAAAGCCGCATGA